CATGGTTTCTTTTTGGGTgttcctttatttttcatatacGTCTGAATGTAGACCTCATATGTGTAtcgattttttttcttatgtgaATAATACATCATTGCTTAAAACTGATATAAGACTAACAATCAACGCTACCTGTCTGTCGATTTTCTTGTATTTGGAATGATAGGAATACGAATTTGGATTTTGCTGAGTTTTTTTCACTGTTCTCTGCTGTACCATAAAATACACTGatatataatgattttgatgttttaaaatatattaaaagtccttttaatatatcaaagTAGTGTATTTTGACAACTGGGATACCACAAAACAGCCTTAGCAGAGAAAATGAATTCTAGGAATACATACTTAAATATGTGGCTTTGAAATTTCTGTGTTTTGAATcgattatttattatgtatgacATGTGGCATTAGTTCTTCTCTGGATGCTTCTTGCACAGGCCGGctaatttctaaataattagtgactagaaaaatatgttttatccTTTTCTTGACCCTGTCTCACATTCTCCCTTATTGATTGCTGGCCTTTCACATGATTTTGTATTTCGTAAGCTTTaattatagaattttaattatgattgcAGATGTTGCTTACTGACAACTTGGATACCAATGTTTTGCAGACTTCAGTGTTCTGAAAGATTTCTGGTGTTGGCGCATACATATTTCACCTCTAGCACATCCTGCTTctccctaattccttaggtgataAGAAAATGCAATTGTATCATCATCCATTTGATTTGGACAGCCAGAAGGTGAGACTTGCGTTGGAAGAGAAAAGCATTGATTACACATCACACCATGTCAATCCTGTAACTGGCAAGAACTTGGATTCTTCATTCTTCAAGATGAATCCTGGTGGAAGACTCCCAGTTTTCCAAAATGGCTCTCACATTCTTTACAAGACTATTGATATAATCCAGTATACCCTCTTCACAACTTATTCTGTCATCCTCCTCTTAATGTTATTTCTTCCTTTTgtaaacatttatataaaacgtggattttaagtttaactcaacaTTGCAAAATAGGCTTAGTATGGCAAGTTTCTATCCACTTTGGTCATATTTAAACCCTCTGCATGCTGAGAACTGGATATTTTGAGTGTGGGAATAGAAAATTCACTAAAAGTTTAATAAAGCTTACTAGGATAGATACCGAAAAAAACTGTTACACTATCTTATGAAGTAGTTCTAATACCATCTTAAACCGTAGGAAAAGAGAAACATTAAGCTGAAATTATGTTTCTCAGACAGTACAAATgtcttatttatattgaaaaaaataaatcaatacaaTGTATAAAATTTGGCATCTTTTGACAACAAAGATATAAATAGAAAagttcttaataatatatgtgtTCCTGATTATATAGGGTTAGCTCTTATTTCTTTGATTCTATTCTACTTTGAAGATTTATGCAGCATTAGAAGTTATCCCCACAGAAATATATTTAGCTGACAGAGCTTCTTTCGAAATCTTTATCAAGGAATGGATTATCTCATGTTGAGTTTCCACATGAACataatttcaaatgaaaaatgTCTCTTCATAGAAATTAAGTAGGTAGgactatattaaaatttgtgaaattcacagagaaaaacacaatttttacaTGACACGGCCATGTGGAAATTCTGCACGAGAGAATCCGTTATCGATTTATCACTTTCCAAGTCAATTCCCTTAGAGCAACAATTGCAGCATTCTATATGCTACTGTGGATAAAGGAGTGGTTTCCACAGTTGCTTGATAAAGCTTAATCCCTTAACCTAAATGTTGAAGTTGAATTACTTTCAAATGCTTTTATGTTAACTTTATGAGTGGACATTTTATAGTGGTATTGGATTTTCAGGTACATAGAAAGAATTGCCGTGTTCTCCTCTGGGTCTGAAAATATCAGTAGCAGTAACAAGGAAGTGATTGAATGGATGCAGAAGGTACAAGAGTGGAATCCAAAGTATTTTTCCCTTTCCCATGTACCAGAGAAATACAGAATATATGTTTCTAAGTTCTTAAGAAGAGTGGTGATTGCTCGAATGTCTGAGTCACCAGAACTAGCAGGTGCTTACCATAAGAAGTTAAAAGAAGCATATCAGACTGAAGAGAGAGTGAAAGATTCAGATGTGTTTATAAGGAGCAAGGAGCATTTGATTAGGCTGCTTGATGAAGCAGAGAAGCAGCTGAGTGAAACACCTTATTTAGCAGGTCAAGAGTTTACTATGGCTGATGTGATGCTCGTTCCAGTATTGTCTCGTTTAGTGCTCTTGGATTTAGAGAAAGAGTACATAACTGGGAGGCCAAACATTGCTGAGTATTGGGTTTTGGTTCAGCAGAGGCCTAGTTATAAGAAAGTGATTGGTAGGTATTTTGATGGTTGGAAAAAGCATAAGACATTGTTAAAAACTTGGTGCTTTGTTCGCGTTAGAAGTTTGCTGAAGAGATATTGATGAAGTGTATGTTAGTTGCCCAAAGAAAACTGCATAAGTGAATATAAGAAAGAGC
This Vigna angularis cultivar LongXiaoDou No.4 chromosome 4, ASM1680809v1, whole genome shotgun sequence DNA region includes the following protein-coding sequences:
- the LOC108330873 gene encoding glutathione S-transferase TCHQD-like — encoded protein: MQLYHHPFDLDSQKVRLALEEKSIDYTSHHVNPVTGKNLDSSFFKMNPGGRLPVFQNGSHILYKTIDIIQYIERIAVFSSGSENISSSNKEVIEWMQKVQEWNPKYFSLSHVPEKYRIYVSKFLRRVVIARMSESPELAGAYHKKLKEAYQTEERVKDSDVFIRSKEHLIRLLDEAEKQLSETPYLAGQEFTMADVMLVPVLSRLVLLDLEKEYITGRPNIAEYWVLVQQRPSYKKVIGRYFDGWKKHKTLLKTWCFVRVRSLLKRY